One genomic region from Sphingobacterium sp. UGAL515B_05 encodes:
- a CDS encoding DUF3943 domain-containing protein: MFISIKQRINQRHYSLLICIFLLLVQLGSIGPSKAAFLPARDSLMTSDSLFRAKPVEKYPMYHDGQQRHWNNHLINVKQTDSLFDYQKKNFLRAGIEWFSIQAIPASVNYFIRKDPVSHISFKNFFSHLKLSAWTWDDNLFATNQMAHPYHGQFYFNSFRSNNYSFLQSTAATVAGSYIWETAGETEPPSINDIINTSFGGTILGEMTHRLSHHILSRPSLTKGQRNKKELLAMLINPINGLNRLLDGRWGDKVKGAVVDSSLVHTEVELGLRRFDAKEHDILNKGKNDIYARIKLIYTNDDLDKKKPFDDFFLNLELGSDDSSIVNAVNVYASLYGNRILSNLTGRHRGIVSAHFDFLRNEAFYYGSQSINYNVFSNFNIGSRTKLTTILGGGPVVLAAVPDPYLHFGESRTYDYGPGADVRASATLSTLNRFKFGVDYRGGYFVTISGNKSHHFLHAVSTSASMRIWKNFGVNLYSGYFRLEGHYQDHNNVNKDYPFVRIALAYNSEY; encoded by the coding sequence ATGTTCATTTCGATCAAACAACGCATTAACCAACGTCATTATAGTCTTTTAATATGTATCTTTTTGTTGCTTGTCCAGCTCGGGAGTATAGGGCCTAGTAAGGCTGCATTCCTACCAGCTAGAGACTCCTTAATGACTTCAGATAGCCTATTTCGAGCGAAACCTGTCGAAAAATATCCCATGTACCACGATGGGCAACAACGACATTGGAACAATCATCTTATCAACGTAAAACAAACAGACAGTCTATTCGATTACCAAAAGAAGAACTTCTTAAGGGCGGGAATTGAGTGGTTTTCCATCCAAGCTATTCCTGCTTCGGTTAATTACTTCATTCGAAAAGATCCTGTTTCGCATATTTCCTTTAAAAACTTCTTTAGCCATTTAAAACTGTCTGCCTGGACCTGGGACGACAATCTCTTTGCCACAAATCAAATGGCGCACCCTTATCACGGTCAGTTTTATTTCAATTCGTTCCGATCCAACAACTATAGTTTTCTACAATCGACAGCAGCAACCGTAGCTGGTAGCTATATCTGGGAAACTGCAGGTGAAACAGAACCACCATCCATCAATGATATCATCAACACAAGTTTTGGTGGTACTATTTTAGGTGAAATGACCCATAGACTATCGCATCATATTCTTTCGCGCCCGAGTCTGACCAAAGGACAACGTAATAAAAAAGAACTATTGGCCATGCTGATCAATCCGATAAACGGACTCAACCGTCTGCTCGACGGGCGCTGGGGAGATAAAGTAAAAGGTGCGGTGGTCGACAGTTCTTTAGTACACACCGAAGTTGAATTGGGGCTAAGACGGTTTGATGCCAAGGAACATGATATCTTGAATAAAGGAAAGAATGACATTTATGCGCGTATCAAACTGATTTACACCAACGATGATCTAGACAAAAAGAAACCCTTTGATGACTTCTTCCTCAATTTGGAACTTGGATCAGATGATAGTTCCATCGTCAATGCGGTCAATGTGTATGCCTCGTTATACGGTAACCGTATTTTATCCAATTTAACAGGACGTCATCGTGGTATCGTGTCTGCGCATTTCGACTTTCTACGCAATGAAGCCTTTTACTATGGATCACAGAGCATCAATTACAATGTCTTTTCAAACTTCAATATTGGTAGCCGTACCAAGCTGACAACCATCCTTGGTGGTGGTCCAGTGGTACTGGCCGCTGTACCCGATCCTTATCTCCATTTTGGTGAAAGCCGCACATACGATTATGGCCCCGGGGCCGATGTTAGGGCTTCAGCCACATTGAGCACATTAAACCGCTTTAAATTTGGTGTAGATTATCGTGGCGGATATTTTGTCACAATCAGTGGCAACAAATCCCACCATTTTCTACACGCGGTATCCACAAGTGCTTCAATGCGTATCTGGAAAAATTTCGGTGTCAACCTTTACTCCGGTTACTTTAGATTGGAAGGTCATTATCAAGACCATAACAATGTCAACAAAGACTATCCTTTTGTCCGGATAGCACTAGCCTACAACTCTGAATACTAG
- a CDS encoding L,D-transpeptidase family protein gives MLRFLVFISFVSVVFFSCKDNPPTYGDVLAKEFENKSYKDFDTAAYVKVFREVYGKEKPQLVNPSWMKELSDSTEGMTLIAEHLFDGSIDTMLTYFERSDAHGIRTSYFHTAAIKETLSSLRKLKTKDVAEVYPLLAKLDLLSTDGLVAYISSIKYGVVNPKRLYGRYFVPQKRMSYGKVVQMLDSVKIGTVLTDIQPKNQYYIRFQDLLENGNLNSAQRSQVLMVLEKLRWMGDAFPEKYVFVNIPEQRLHIMEEGKTSQLMNVCVGETDNPAYTRKGENHETPVMQGVLDAMQVNPVWNIPSSIVKKELLSSVRNNPNYLASRNMVAYYKGKQVDPATVNWNSDSVENFRFKQNPGSDNSLGNVKFLFENPYSIYLHDTPAKQMFGQSNRAVSHGCVRVEKPVDLASYLVNNEKQAEKIAKEITTDSISKSRWVTLKRQMPVYITYYTTWLDDEGKIVTYPDIYGYDPRLKEALKKYWTN, from the coding sequence ATGTTACGATTTTTAGTTTTTATTTCATTTGTTTCAGTAGTATTTTTTTCTTGTAAAGATAATCCTCCGACTTATGGCGATGTGTTGGCGAAAGAGTTTGAAAATAAGTCCTATAAGGATTTTGACACAGCAGCTTATGTAAAAGTCTTCCGTGAAGTGTATGGCAAGGAAAAACCTCAATTGGTTAATCCGAGCTGGATGAAGGAATTATCGGATTCTACTGAAGGAATGACTTTAATTGCCGAACACCTTTTTGATGGTAGTATCGACACCATGTTAACGTACTTTGAGCGGAGTGATGCACATGGTATTCGAACTAGTTATTTCCATACAGCTGCGATTAAGGAAACATTATCTTCGCTTCGAAAACTGAAAACCAAAGATGTTGCTGAAGTTTATCCCTTATTGGCCAAACTTGACTTATTGAGTACTGATGGGCTGGTGGCTTATATCAGCAGCATAAAATATGGTGTGGTCAATCCCAAACGCCTTTATGGACGATATTTCGTTCCTCAAAAGCGTATGAGCTATGGCAAAGTTGTACAAATGCTGGATAGTGTAAAAATTGGAACTGTGTTGACCGATATCCAACCTAAAAATCAGTATTACATCAGATTTCAGGATTTATTGGAAAATGGGAACCTAAACAGTGCACAACGTAGCCAGGTGTTAATGGTATTGGAAAAATTGCGCTGGATGGGAGATGCTTTTCCGGAGAAATATGTATTTGTGAACATACCTGAACAGCGTTTACATATTATGGAAGAAGGGAAGACAAGTCAACTGATGAATGTGTGTGTAGGTGAAACAGATAATCCGGCGTATACGCGGAAAGGTGAGAACCACGAGACGCCTGTGATGCAGGGGGTCTTGGATGCCATGCAAGTAAATCCTGTATGGAATATTCCAAGTAGTATTGTCAAGAAAGAGTTATTGTCAAGCGTTCGAAACAATCCAAACTATCTGGCATCGCGCAATATGGTGGCTTATTACAAAGGTAAACAAGTGGACCCTGCAACGGTCAACTGGAATTCGGATTCTGTGGAGAATTTTCGTTTTAAACAAAATCCTGGTTCGGATAATTCATTGGGGAATGTGAAGTTTTTGTTTGAGAACCCCTATTCCATTTACCTGCATGATACGCCTGCAAAACAAATGTTTGGGCAGAGCAATCGCGCCGTCAGCCACGGTTGTGTGCGTGTTGAAAAACCCGTTGATTTGGCGTCATACCTTGTCAATAATGAAAAACAGGCCGAAAAAATTGCAAAAGAAATTACCACAGATTCGATCTCAAAATCACGTTGGGTAACACTTAAACGGCAGATGCCAGTTTATATCACCTACTATACAACCTGGTTGGATGACGAAGGGAAAATTGTTACGTATCCGGATATATATGGTTATGATCCGCGTTTGAAGGAAGCGTTAAAGAAATATTGGACAAATTAA
- the fbp gene encoding class 1 fructose-bisphosphatase: protein MSGITTLGQFIIEKQADFPYAKGELSRLLRDIGIAAKIVNREVNKAGLVDILGDAGQVNVQGEGQKKLDVYADEQFIKALQSGGECCVVASEEHENPVYIQSGVSKNAKYIVCIDPLDGSSNIDVNVSVGTIFSIYRRISDTGVSCNGNDILQHGTKQVAAGYVIYGSSTMLVYTTGKGVNGFTLDPSIGEFCLSHPDMKIPASGQIYSINEGNYSKFPNGVKQYIKYCQMEDSATQRPYASRYIGSMVADIHRNLLKGGIFLYPTTSAHPNGKLRLMYECNPIAFIIEQAGGKASNGSQRILDIEPKTLHQRSAAFLGNTDMVELLEDFLKKYSD, encoded by the coding sequence ATGAGTGGTATAACTACACTAGGCCAATTTATCATTGAAAAACAGGCCGATTTTCCGTATGCTAAAGGGGAGCTTTCTAGACTACTGCGCGATATTGGAATCGCAGCAAAAATTGTAAATAGAGAGGTTAATAAAGCGGGATTGGTTGATATTTTAGGCGATGCAGGACAGGTCAATGTGCAGGGCGAAGGACAAAAGAAACTGGATGTTTATGCCGATGAGCAGTTTATCAAAGCGCTTCAAAGTGGGGGAGAATGCTGTGTAGTTGCCTCAGAGGAACATGAAAATCCCGTGTATATCCAATCAGGGGTTTCCAAAAATGCGAAATATATTGTTTGTATTGACCCGCTGGATGGCTCAAGCAATATCGATGTTAACGTATCTGTGGGGACGATTTTTTCCATTTATCGACGAATTTCTGATACGGGTGTTTCCTGTAATGGCAATGATATTTTACAGCATGGAACGAAACAGGTCGCTGCAGGTTATGTAATCTATGGTAGTTCAACCATGTTGGTGTACACAACAGGAAAGGGCGTAAACGGATTCACATTGGATCCTTCGATCGGCGAGTTTTGTTTATCCCATCCTGATATGAAAATTCCGGCTTCGGGTCAAATTTATTCGATTAACGAAGGAAATTATTCCAAATTTCCAAACGGCGTTAAGCAATATATCAAATATTGCCAAATGGAGGACAGTGCAACGCAACGCCCCTATGCGTCAAGGTATATCGGCTCAATGGTCGCCGATATTCACCGCAATCTCCTCAAAGGGGGCATCTTTCTTTATCCAACGACTTCTGCGCATCCTAATGGTAAACTAAGATTGATGTATGAGTGCAATCCAATTGCCTTCATCATTGAGCAGGCAGGGGGTAAAGCTTCGAATGGATCTCAGCGTATACTAGATATTGAGCCAAAAACTTTGCATCAGCGATCAGCAGCTTTTTTGGGTAACACCGATATGGTGGAATTGCTGGAAGATTTCCTGAAAAAATACAGTGATTGA
- a CDS encoding heavy metal translocating P-type ATPase: MQHHYTLSGMSCDGCRTTIEHALNALSGVHAEVTLNPPSMTVTSQKHIPLQQLQEIISKLGPYQLNEIHKHQGDVQSDQHIVAQASDRYGCPMHCEGEKTYSQPGNCPICGMHLEKLDAETAIKNKLHTEHAATSHIQHEQQHNHSAQSNATVHQSQTISSADKAHGHTSANQYDCPMHCEGDKRYNEPGNCPVCGMNLEKIPMLKTDIQYTCPMHPEIVQDHPGNCPICGMDLVPIANGNDEADDHTYRDLRMKLWISILFTVPIFILSMGEMLPGNPIGKIISPSWSGWIQLVLSLPVVFYTCWSFFQRGWVSFKTWRLNMFSLIALGAGAAFAYSLVGLFFPQVFPAELKNHHGYIALYFESVTVILTLVLLGQVMEAKAHSKTNSAIKELIKLSPSEATRVENGIDKKIGIDQIQLGDILKVKPGDKIPVDGQITDGNSNIDESMLTGEPIPVEKQEGDHVSSGTINGDRSFLMKAERIGSDTLLAQIIQLVNDASRSKAPIQRLTDKVSEIFVPIVIIIAILTFLTWWLWVPSASLAFGFANALAVLIVACPCALGLATPMSVMVGVGKGAKHGILIKDASALEKMNQVDVVLTDKTGTITEGKPTVDDIQPNSSSSKDEILSLAAALNANSTHPLGHAIIERAKKENSKTDLAVSDFENVAGQGIKGNIAGHSIALGNQLLMESIGIAILHDMKQMAETAQSHGKTVSFLAKDSSLLGYFSISDQIKTSSKRAIQYLIQHKVDVVMLTGDNIHTARAVADQVGIKHFKANALPKDKLQEIHALQQKGHVVAMAGDGINDAPALAQADIGIAMGTGTDVAIQSASLTLLKGDLIGIAKAKVLSQKLLRNIKENLGFAFVYNILGIPLAAGLLYPSFGILLSPMIAAAAMSFSSVSVILNSLRLNRAKIDID, from the coding sequence ATGCAACACCACTATACACTTTCGGGAATGTCCTGTGATGGATGTAGAACCACAATCGAACATGCATTGAATGCGCTTTCTGGCGTTCATGCCGAGGTAACTTTAAACCCGCCAAGCATGACAGTAACATCTCAGAAACATATTCCGTTACAGCAATTACAGGAAATCATATCAAAATTAGGTCCTTATCAGCTCAACGAAATACATAAGCATCAGGGTGACGTACAATCCGATCAACACATTGTAGCACAAGCTTCAGACAGGTATGGTTGCCCTATGCATTGCGAAGGTGAAAAAACGTACAGCCAACCAGGAAATTGTCCGATCTGTGGTATGCATTTGGAGAAGCTCGATGCAGAAACAGCAATTAAAAATAAGCTGCATACTGAGCATGCAGCGACCTCGCATATCCAACACGAACAGCAACACAATCATTCCGCTCAGTCAAATGCTACGGTACATCAATCACAGACAATATCTTCAGCTGACAAAGCACATGGTCATACATCCGCTAATCAATACGATTGTCCGATGCATTGTGAGGGCGATAAACGCTATAACGAACCCGGGAACTGTCCGGTATGCGGCATGAATCTGGAAAAGATCCCCATGTTAAAAACAGACATTCAATATACCTGTCCCATGCATCCTGAGATTGTACAAGATCATCCCGGAAATTGCCCTATATGCGGTATGGACCTTGTGCCTATAGCCAATGGGAATGATGAGGCCGACGATCATACCTATCGTGATCTACGCATGAAATTATGGATCTCTATCCTATTTACGGTCCCGATCTTTATACTTTCCATGGGCGAAATGCTTCCCGGTAATCCAATAGGTAAAATCATTTCGCCCAGCTGGTCTGGCTGGATACAACTGGTTTTATCCCTGCCGGTCGTTTTTTATACCTGTTGGTCTTTCTTTCAACGGGGCTGGGTATCTTTCAAAACCTGGCGCCTTAATATGTTTAGCCTGATTGCACTTGGTGCTGGAGCTGCGTTTGCCTATAGTTTGGTTGGCCTATTTTTTCCGCAGGTGTTCCCTGCTGAATTAAAAAATCACCATGGCTACATTGCCCTTTACTTCGAATCCGTTACCGTCATATTGACTTTGGTATTATTAGGCCAGGTGATGGAGGCCAAAGCACATTCCAAAACCAATTCGGCAATCAAAGAGCTGATCAAGCTGAGCCCTTCCGAAGCTACGCGCGTAGAAAATGGAATAGATAAAAAAATTGGCATAGATCAAATTCAACTCGGAGATATACTCAAAGTAAAACCCGGGGACAAAATCCCCGTTGACGGACAGATTACGGATGGCAACAGTAACATTGATGAATCCATGCTGACGGGTGAACCCATTCCGGTAGAAAAACAGGAAGGAGATCATGTTAGTTCGGGAACAATCAATGGCGACCGCAGTTTCCTCATGAAGGCAGAACGTATCGGTTCGGACACACTACTGGCTCAGATCATTCAACTCGTCAATGATGCGAGCAGAAGCAAAGCTCCCATTCAACGGTTAACGGATAAAGTATCTGAGATATTTGTTCCGATTGTCATAATCATTGCAATTTTAACATTTCTTACCTGGTGGCTTTGGGTTCCTTCTGCTTCCTTAGCGTTCGGCTTTGCGAATGCACTTGCCGTACTTATTGTCGCCTGCCCCTGCGCTTTGGGACTCGCTACACCGATGTCCGTCATGGTGGGGGTCGGCAAAGGGGCCAAACATGGAATCCTGATCAAAGATGCAAGTGCGCTGGAAAAAATGAACCAAGTGGATGTGGTTCTAACAGACAAAACAGGTACCATCACCGAAGGAAAACCCACCGTTGATGATATTCAGCCAAACTCGTCAAGCAGCAAAGACGAGATATTGTCTTTGGCTGCCGCTTTAAACGCCAATAGCACACATCCTTTGGGCCATGCTATTATTGAAAGGGCAAAAAAGGAAAATAGTAAAACGGACCTTGCAGTTTCCGATTTTGAAAATGTTGCCGGGCAAGGAATCAAGGGAAATATAGCTGGACATAGCATAGCACTGGGCAATCAATTGTTGATGGAGTCTATCGGCATAGCAATCCTTCACGATATGAAGCAGATGGCCGAAACTGCACAATCCCATGGAAAGACAGTATCCTTTCTGGCAAAAGACAGTAGCTTATTGGGGTATTTTAGTATTTCAGATCAAATAAAGACCTCTTCGAAGCGTGCAATCCAATATCTTATACAGCATAAAGTCGATGTCGTTATGCTGACGGGAGATAATATCCATACGGCAAGGGCTGTGGCGGATCAAGTTGGCATCAAGCATTTCAAAGCCAATGCCTTGCCCAAAGATAAATTGCAGGAAATTCATGCGTTACAGCAAAAAGGACATGTGGTGGCTATGGCTGGTGATGGCATCAATGATGCCCCTGCCCTTGCTCAAGCCGATATCGGCATTGCCATGGGCACAGGTACCGATGTTGCCATACAAAGCGCTTCACTCACTTTGCTGAAAGGAGACCTTATCGGAATAGCCAAAGCAAAGGTGCTGAGCCAAAAACTGCTCCGAAATATTAAGGAGAACTTGGGTTTCGCTTTCGTCTATAATATACTTGGGATTCCATTGGCTGCTGGGCTTCTATATCCTTCTTTCGGAATTCTCCTGTCCCCGATGATCGCTGCCGCTGCAATGAGTTTCAGCTCCGTTTCGGTTATCTTGAATTCTTTACGCTTAAATCGTGCAAAGATCGATATCGATTAA
- a CDS encoding lipopolysaccharide assembly protein LapA domain-containing protein, with product MRNIFLILITVIITVMCVKNPQSVQLNFLGESQVALWKLLLAFFIAGIVFVSLLKIGKKKQRAYEEEEIDESEEENSDRKSQLSDEDRKFLS from the coding sequence ATGCGTAATATCTTTTTAATCTTGATAACGGTTATCATCACAGTGATGTGTGTCAAAAATCCGCAATCGGTGCAGCTCAATTTTCTTGGGGAATCACAAGTGGCATTATGGAAGCTATTATTGGCCTTTTTTATTGCGGGAATTGTATTTGTATCCCTATTGAAAATCGGAAAAAAGAAACAACGGGCGTATGAAGAGGAAGAAATAGACGAATCGGAAGAAGAAAACAGCGACAGAAAGTCCCAATTATCGGATGAAGACCGGAAATTTCTTTCCTAA